A part of Maridesulfovibrio hydrothermalis AM13 = DSM 14728 genomic DNA contains:
- a CDS encoding cysteine synthase yields MFANDILELVGGTPLVEMRLLNPNKKVKILAKLEAMNPGGSIKDRAAGAMIRKAEAAGELTSGKIIIEATSGNTGIGLAMACAVKGYKLMLIMPETASEERKMIMKAYGADIMLTPGHLATDGAIEQAYRFYREEPEKYLLMDQYNNEASVEAHYTGTGQEIWDQTEGKVTHVVACLGTTGTVMGITRRLKELNKDIQVIAVEPEPGHKIQGLKNMQESYPPGIYDKQKLDRVIRVKDNDAFDACRRLAREEGIFVGMSSGAAMVGAADIAAELDEGLLVTIFPDGGERYLSTPLFRPQVLKGPKVFDHCTGEDKILSLSEAETGLFTLGPSFDNPYDPEPFRRIVMLDVLGRHLEREGCKVSTLVGLADLEDQTLAVSRERGVERNVFARETTSAIRKAASLLGVRKTMRFSRASESIDRTVELCRTLLAHGLAYEKLRSVYFDISRDKGYGQMCNMDIDKVSLGKTVDMDEYVKENPRDFTLLKRATLQDLKLGDIIETEWGNVRPSWFMQQAVTALEGLPGVSLLLAGEIHRFPHLENLRAIWAGAGVSPQAWMVAQPVLPGGAVLPCVDELIEKAGQPMAVRMWMLSSSYKKPLVCSDQAIAMWVKNQQRLQDLAAGLSVLAGSSGQISEDIDQEVFTLKSGLSQALNDNLKLHRFWPILFSFSKAINSLLGSGKISGKEAEFCLAQLLEVDDILGILDHDAMPLPFASLPEEAKVLLEQRELARAKKDFSTADAMRDHLLELGFNVEDSCEGARVFKAK; encoded by the coding sequence ATGTTTGCGAATGATATTCTTGAACTAGTAGGCGGAACTCCTCTTGTAGAGATGCGGCTCCTGAATCCAAATAAAAAAGTCAAGATTCTGGCCAAGCTTGAAGCTATGAATCCCGGTGGATCTATTAAAGACCGTGCTGCCGGGGCTATGATTCGCAAAGCCGAAGCTGCCGGAGAACTTACTTCCGGCAAAATTATTATTGAAGCGACCTCTGGGAATACCGGAATCGGGCTGGCTATGGCTTGTGCGGTTAAGGGGTACAAGCTTATGCTGATTATGCCGGAAACAGCATCCGAAGAACGTAAGATGATTATGAAGGCTTACGGAGCCGATATTATGCTTACGCCCGGGCATCTGGCAACTGACGGAGCCATTGAACAGGCTTATCGGTTTTACCGCGAAGAGCCTGAAAAATATCTGCTCATGGATCAATACAATAATGAAGCCTCAGTTGAGGCGCATTATACTGGAACCGGACAGGAAATCTGGGATCAGACCGAAGGTAAAGTCACCCATGTTGTCGCCTGCCTCGGTACGACCGGAACAGTCATGGGCATTACCCGACGGCTTAAAGAATTGAATAAGGACATTCAGGTTATCGCGGTTGAGCCGGAGCCGGGGCATAAGATTCAGGGTCTCAAAAATATGCAGGAATCTTATCCGCCGGGAATTTATGATAAACAGAAGCTGGACCGTGTTATCAGGGTCAAGGATAACGATGCCTTTGATGCCTGCCGCAGACTTGCCCGGGAGGAGGGAATATTTGTGGGCATGAGTTCAGGTGCTGCCATGGTCGGTGCTGCTGACATTGCCGCAGAATTGGATGAAGGACTGCTCGTTACGATATTTCCTGATGGCGGGGAGCGTTATCTTTCCACTCCGTTATTTCGTCCGCAGGTTCTCAAGGGGCCGAAAGTTTTTGATCACTGTACTGGCGAGGATAAGATATTATCCCTTTCCGAGGCTGAAACCGGACTTTTCACCTTGGGGCCGTCTTTTGACAATCCTTATGATCCTGAGCCTTTTCGGCGTATTGTGATGCTGGATGTTTTGGGCCGTCATCTTGAGCGTGAGGGGTGCAAGGTTTCAACCCTTGTCGGGCTGGCCGACCTTGAGGATCAGACTCTTGCGGTTTCTCGTGAAAGAGGCGTTGAGCGCAATGTTTTTGCCCGTGAAACTACTTCCGCAATACGTAAGGCTGCCTCTTTATTAGGCGTGCGTAAGACCATGCGCTTTTCCAGAGCTTCAGAGAGTATTGACCGTACGGTTGAGCTTTGCCGTACTTTGCTGGCTCACGGGCTTGCGTATGAAAAACTTCGTTCTGTTTATTTCGATATTTCCCGTGACAAGGGATATGGGCAGATGTGCAATATGGATATTGACAAGGTCAGCCTCGGCAAGACCGTTGATATGGATGAGTATGTCAAAGAGAATCCTCGTGATTTCACACTGCTTAAACGCGCAACATTGCAGGATCTCAAACTCGGCGATATTATTGAAACAGAGTGGGGTAATGTACGCCCCAGCTGGTTTATGCAGCAGGCGGTAACTGCCCTTGAAGGTTTGCCCGGAGTAAGTTTACTGCTTGCCGGTGAGATTCACCGTTTTCCACATCTTGAAAATCTACGCGCTATCTGGGCCGGAGCCGGAGTTTCTCCGCAGGCATGGATGGTGGCTCAGCCTGTGCTTCCGGGGGGGGCGGTGTTACCGTGTGTGGATGAACTTATCGAAAAAGCCGGTCAGCCTATGGCGGTTCGCATGTGGATGCTGTCATCATCCTACAAAAAACCTTTGGTATGCAGTGATCAGGCTATAGCTATGTGGGTGAAAAATCAGCAGAGATTGCAAGATCTGGCTGCCGGTCTTAGTGTCCTTGCCGGAAGTTCCGGGCAGATTTCAGAGGATATTGATCAGGAAGTGTTCACCCTGAAAAGCGGCCTGTCTCAGGCTCTTAACGATAATCTTAAGCTGCATAGATTCTGGCCTATTTTGTTTAGTTTTTCCAAGGCGATAAATTCCCTGCTCGGGAGCGGAAAAATTAGTGGTAAAGAAGCAGAGTTCTGCCTCGCTCAGCTGCTGGAAGTAGACGATATACTGGGTATTCTTGATCATGATGCTATGCCTTTGCCTTTTGCTTCGCTTCCCGAAGAAGCCAAAGTTCTTCTTGAACAGAGGGAGCTGGCAAGGGCCAAAAAAGATTTTTCCACCGCGGACGCAATGCGCGATCATCTTTTAGAGCTGGGCTTCAACGTAGAAGACAGTTGCGAAGGGGCGCGGGTTTTTAAGGCCAAGTAA